A part of Agromyces protaetiae genomic DNA contains:
- a CDS encoding glycosyltransferase family 2 protein, with protein sequence MAPGPKRVPPGPHGEAPATPPAPTVTVVIPSYRRLERLPPLIRTYREQGADEIVVVLDGPHPGWAEALDGLADRAPVVVRELPVNRGLALARIAGLERATSDVVILADDDVAPKPGLVDHHRTFHAANPDHALLGYMPVRLPARRSRDQAATFLYARDYANQVEAWRTGSSADLLQSFWGGNASVPRERYLAAESFKPSVRLDYNEDLDLGLRLLAIGVHAAFDERAAAEHLHSRSLKAFLAECVVRGESVHEFELRWPVLPRQLAELVLIPDDHHPFVAAAQRRIAARDTPALLERTLVAGYHATGAVHAWRAQEAITRLLRRGLAMRGYRLRVARSAGAGTGHPDVSAASDASNASPEASAAV encoded by the coding sequence ATGGCTCCCGGACCGAAGCGCGTCCCACCCGGCCCGCACGGCGAAGCGCCTGCCACCCCGCCCGCGCCGACGGTCACCGTCGTGATCCCCTCGTACCGTCGGCTCGAGCGGCTGCCGCCCCTCATCCGCACCTACCGCGAGCAGGGCGCCGACGAGATCGTCGTCGTGCTCGACGGCCCGCACCCGGGCTGGGCCGAAGCCCTCGACGGGCTCGCCGACCGCGCACCCGTCGTCGTCCGCGAACTCCCCGTCAACCGCGGCCTCGCGCTCGCCCGCATCGCCGGACTGGAGCGTGCGACGAGCGACGTCGTCATCCTCGCCGACGACGACGTCGCCCCGAAGCCGGGCCTCGTCGATCACCACCGGACGTTCCACGCCGCCAACCCCGACCACGCCCTCCTCGGGTACATGCCCGTGCGGCTGCCCGCCCGTCGCTCGCGCGACCAGGCCGCGACGTTCCTCTACGCCCGCGACTACGCGAACCAGGTCGAGGCGTGGCGCACGGGCTCGTCGGCCGACCTGCTCCAGTCGTTCTGGGGCGGCAACGCGAGCGTGCCGCGCGAGCGCTACCTCGCCGCCGAGTCGTTCAAGCCGTCGGTGCGGCTCGACTACAACGAAGACCTCGACCTCGGCCTCCGGCTCCTCGCGATCGGCGTGCACGCCGCGTTCGACGAGCGCGCCGCGGCCGAGCACCTCCACAGCCGCAGCCTCAAGGCGTTCCTCGCCGAGTGCGTCGTCCGCGGCGAGAGCGTGCACGAGTTCGAACTGCGCTGGCCCGTGCTGCCGCGACAACTCGCCGAACTCGTCCTCATCCCCGACGACCACCACCCGTTCGTCGCCGCCGCGCAGCGGCGCATCGCGGCACGCGACACCCCCGCGCTCCTCGAGCGGACGCTCGTCGCCGGCTACCACGCGACGGGGGCGGTGCACGCCTGGAGGGCGCAGGAGGCGATCACGCGGCTCCTTCGCCGCGGCCTCGCGATGCGCGGCTATCGGCTGCGGGTCGCGCGGAGCGCGGGGGCGGGCACGGGGCATCCGGATGTCTCGGCGGCGTCGGATGCCTCGAACGCCAGCCCCGAGGCATCCGCCGCCGTCTGA
- a CDS encoding DUF937 domain-containing protein, translating to MSGIDDILNQLPVGDIAKKLGVDEQTAQKAIDEALPALLAGLGANASDPAGAASLEKALVKHDNNLAVGGINLDDVDEEDGKKIVKNVFGDNTDQVVGVLEKKEGGVGDIVGKLLPILAPIVLSFLASKFLGGNKQEAAPAEAGASGGGIGDLLGGLLGGGGASGGDSGGGLGGLLGGLGGLFGGGSGGGASSGGGLGDLLGGLLGGGKK from the coding sequence ATGTCCGGGATCGACGACATCCTCAACCAGTTGCCGGTCGGCGACATCGCCAAGAAGCTCGGCGTCGACGAGCAGACCGCCCAGAAGGCCATCGACGAGGCGCTGCCCGCCCTCCTCGCGGGTCTCGGCGCCAACGCTTCCGACCCCGCCGGTGCGGCGTCGCTCGAGAAGGCGCTCGTCAAGCACGACAACAACCTCGCGGTGGGCGGCATCAACCTCGACGACGTCGACGAAGAAGACGGCAAGAAGATCGTCAAGAACGTCTTCGGCGACAACACCGACCAGGTCGTCGGCGTGCTCGAGAAGAAAGAGGGCGGCGTCGGCGACATCGTCGGCAAGCTCCTCCCGATCCTCGCGCCCATCGTGCTGAGCTTCCTCGCGTCGAAGTTCCTGGGCGGCAACAAGCAGGAGGCCGCGCCGGCTGAAGCGGGCGCGTCGGGCGGCGGCATCGGCGACCTCCTCGGCGGCCTCCTCGGCGGCGGCGGAGCATCGGGCGGCGACTCGGGCGGCGGACTCGGCGGCCTGCTCGGCGGGCTCGGCGGCCTGTTCGGCGGCGGTTCGGGTGGCGGCGCCTCGTCGGGCGGCGGCCTCGGCGACCTGCTCGGCGGCCTCCTCGGCGGCGGCAAGAAGTAG
- a CDS encoding flavin monoamine oxidase family protein, producing the protein MERIETDVVIVGAGAAGLTVANRLKDAGRSVVVLEARDRVGGRLWTNDIDGATLEIGGQWVSPDQDALIETLDELGLDTYERWRTGQNVYISESGERRLFEGEIFPVPAKTEGEIVGLIEKLDALVAEIDPDAPWSHPDAKALDEISFAHWLETQTDDEEARLNIGMFIAGAMLTKPAHAFSALQALLMAASAGSFSNLVDADFILDKRVKGGLQQVPLLLAERLGSAVKLGQPVRTIKWQPDAPEAGVVAVTDSLEVHAKRVILALAPVLYSRISYEPALPRLQHQMHQHLSMGFVIKVHAVYETPFWREAGLSGTAFSPYELVHEAYDNSYDGDPRGTLVGFVSDEEADGVFRLTDEERKSAILESLSHYYGEEAKHPVVYYESDWGSEEWTRGAYAASFDMGGLARYGAHLREPVGPIRFACSDLAGKGYQHVDGAIRMGRLVADGILAEG; encoded by the coding sequence ATGGAACGCATCGAAACCGACGTCGTCATCGTGGGAGCCGGGGCCGCAGGCCTCACGGTCGCCAACCGACTGAAGGACGCCGGCCGCTCGGTCGTCGTGCTCGAGGCGCGCGACCGCGTCGGCGGCCGCCTCTGGACGAACGACATCGACGGCGCGACCCTCGAGATCGGCGGCCAATGGGTCTCGCCCGACCAAGACGCGTTGATCGAGACCCTCGACGAGCTCGGCCTCGACACGTACGAGCGCTGGCGCACGGGCCAGAACGTCTACATCTCCGAGAGCGGCGAGCGCCGCCTCTTCGAGGGCGAGATCTTCCCCGTGCCGGCGAAGACCGAGGGCGAGATCGTCGGGCTCATCGAAAAGCTCGACGCGCTCGTCGCCGAGATCGACCCGGATGCCCCGTGGTCGCACCCCGACGCGAAGGCCCTCGACGAGATCTCGTTCGCGCACTGGCTCGAGACGCAGACCGACGACGAAGAAGCGCGCCTGAACATCGGCATGTTCATCGCGGGCGCCATGCTCACGAAGCCCGCGCACGCGTTCAGCGCGCTGCAGGCGCTCCTCATGGCGGCATCCGCCGGCTCGTTCTCGAACCTCGTCGACGCCGACTTCATCCTCGACAAGCGCGTCAAGGGCGGCCTCCAGCAGGTGCCGCTGCTCCTCGCCGAGCGGCTCGGCAGCGCCGTCAAGCTCGGTCAGCCGGTGCGCACGATCAAGTGGCAGCCGGATGCCCCCGAAGCCGGCGTCGTGGCCGTGACCGACTCGCTCGAGGTGCACGCGAAGCGCGTCATCCTCGCGCTCGCGCCCGTGCTGTACTCGCGCATCTCGTACGAACCGGCGCTGCCGCGCCTTCAGCACCAGATGCACCAGCATCTCTCGATGGGCTTCGTCATCAAGGTGCACGCGGTCTACGAGACGCCGTTCTGGCGCGAGGCGGGGCTCAGCGGCACAGCGTTCAGCCCGTACGAACTCGTGCACGAGGCGTACGACAACTCGTACGACGGCGACCCGCGCGGCACCCTCGTCGGGTTCGTCTCCGACGAGGAGGCCGACGGCGTGTTCCGCCTCACGGACGAGGAGCGGAAGTCCGCGATCCTCGAGTCGCTCTCGCACTACTACGGCGAGGAGGCGAAGCATCCGGTCGTCTACTACGAGAGCGACTGGGGCAGCGAGGAGTGGACGCGCGGCGCCTACGCCGCAAGCTTCGACATGGGCGGACTCGCCCGCTACGGCGCGCACCTGCGCGAACCCGTGGGGCCGATCCGCTTCGCGTGCTCCGACCTCGCGGGCAAGGGCTACCAGCACGTCGACGGCGCGATCCGCATGGGCCGGCTCGTCGCCGACGGCATCCTCGCGGAGGGCTGA
- a CDS encoding NAD-dependent succinate-semialdehyde dehydrogenase, producing the protein MTTATLESELLAKVESGLFIGGEWVAAEGGKTLTVTDPATGEVVKEIADASPADGLRALDAAVAAQDAWAATPPRERGELLRRAFDTLMARKEEFALLMTLEMGKPLAEARGEVNYGGEFLRWFSEEAVRITGRYGLNPEGTGRIVVSQRPVGPSFFITPWNFPLAMATRKIAPALAAGCTVVVKPAALTPLTTIAFVQLLEEVGLPAGVVNVVTTSKSSALSGPIIADPRLRKLSFTGSTPVGRTLLQQAAQGILRTSMELGGNAPFVVFEDADLDAAVDGAMLAKFRNIGQACTAANRFIVHESVAGEFARRVAERVGAFKVGRGTEDGVGIGPLIDEKAVASTDELVQDAVGKGAKVLVGGAPISGAGSFYAPTVLGDVSADARLLKEEIFGPVLGITTFATEDDAVRLANDTEYGLVSYVFTQDLARGHRMIDRLATGMMGLNTGLVSNAAAPFGGIKQSGIGREGGFEGIHEYLDTKYTLIPVS; encoded by the coding sequence ATGACCACCGCCACGCTCGAATCCGAACTCCTCGCCAAGGTCGAATCCGGCCTCTTCATCGGCGGCGAGTGGGTCGCCGCCGAGGGCGGCAAGACCCTGACCGTGACCGACCCTGCGACGGGCGAGGTCGTCAAGGAGATCGCGGATGCCTCGCCCGCCGACGGCCTGCGCGCCCTCGACGCCGCGGTCGCAGCCCAAGACGCCTGGGCCGCGACGCCGCCGCGCGAGCGCGGGGAGCTGCTCCGCCGCGCGTTCGACACCCTCATGGCCCGCAAGGAGGAGTTCGCGCTCCTCATGACGCTCGAGATGGGCAAGCCGCTCGCCGAGGCGCGCGGCGAGGTCAACTACGGCGGCGAGTTCCTCCGCTGGTTCAGCGAGGAGGCCGTGCGCATCACGGGCCGCTACGGGCTCAATCCCGAGGGCACGGGCCGCATCGTCGTCTCGCAGCGGCCCGTCGGCCCGTCGTTCTTCATCACGCCGTGGAATTTCCCTCTCGCGATGGCGACGCGCAAGATCGCGCCCGCGCTCGCGGCAGGGTGCACGGTCGTCGTGAAGCCCGCAGCGCTCACCCCGCTGACGACGATCGCGTTCGTGCAGCTGCTCGAAGAGGTCGGCCTGCCTGCCGGGGTGGTCAACGTCGTCACGACCTCGAAGTCGTCAGCCCTCTCGGGCCCGATCATCGCCGACCCGCGCCTGCGCAAGCTGAGCTTCACGGGCTCGACCCCGGTCGGCCGCACGCTCCTGCAGCAGGCCGCCCAGGGCATCCTCCGCACGTCGATGGAGCTCGGCGGCAACGCCCCGTTCGTCGTCTTCGAGGACGCCGACCTCGACGCCGCCGTCGACGGCGCGATGCTCGCGAAGTTCCGCAACATCGGGCAGGCGTGCACGGCGGCCAACCGCTTCATCGTGCACGAGTCGGTCGCGGGCGAGTTCGCCCGCCGGGTCGCCGAGCGCGTCGGGGCGTTCAAGGTCGGCCGCGGCACGGAGGACGGCGTCGGCATCGGCCCGCTCATCGACGAAAAGGCCGTCGCGTCGACCGACGAGCTCGTGCAGGACGCCGTCGGCAAGGGCGCGAAGGTGCTCGTCGGCGGCGCGCCGATCAGCGGTGCGGGCTCGTTCTACGCGCCGACCGTACTCGGCGACGTGAGCGCCGACGCACGCCTGCTCAAGGAGGAGATCTTCGGGCCGGTGCTCGGCATCACGACGTTCGCGACCGAGGACGACGCCGTGCGCCTCGCGAACGACACCGAGTACGGGCTCGTCTCGTACGTCTTCACGCAAGACCTGGCCCGCGGCCACCGCATGATCGACCGCCTCGCGACCGGGATGATGGGACTCAACACGGGCCTCGTCTCGAACGCCGCGGCGCCGTTCGGCGGCATCAAGCAGTCGGGCATCGGCCGCGAGGGCGGCTTCGAGGGCATCCACGAGTACCTCGACACCAAGTACACGCTCATCCCCGTCAGCTGA
- the gabT gene encoding 4-aminobutyrate--2-oxoglutarate transaminase, whose protein sequence is MTLTEPTTTPAATPAPTALVGGPALPQERRLVTAIPGPRSQELIARKSAAVAAGVGHTLPISVVAAGDGVVVDADGNSLIDLGSGIAVTGVGNSNPRVVAAVAAQLEAFTHTCFTIAPYEGYVAVAEKLNALTPGDHVKRSALFNSGAEAVENAIKIARNFTKKQAVVAFDHAYHGRTNLTMGLTAKNIPYKSGFGPFAPEIYRAPLSYPFRDGGLSGAEAAARAITQIEKQVGAENLAAIIIEPIQGEGGFIVPAQGFLPALAAWARDNDVVFIADEVQTGFARTGAWFASEHEGIVPDLVVTAKGIAGGLPLSAVTGRAEIMDSSMAGGLGGTYGGNPLATAAALATIEAYEEDGLVERAKQIGALLLGRLNALRTADPRIGDVRGRGAMVAIELVDPETGAPDAALTSKIAAYAHANGVILLTCGTYGNVIRFLPPLTISDELLVEGVGVVAEALRGAH, encoded by the coding sequence ATGACCCTCACCGAGCCCACGACGACGCCCGCCGCGACGCCCGCGCCGACCGCCCTCGTCGGCGGCCCCGCCCTCCCGCAGGAGCGCCGCCTCGTCACTGCGATCCCGGGCCCGCGCTCGCAGGAGCTCATCGCCCGCAAGTCCGCCGCGGTCGCCGCGGGCGTCGGCCACACGCTGCCGATCTCGGTCGTCGCCGCGGGCGACGGCGTCGTCGTCGACGCCGACGGCAACTCGCTCATCGACCTCGGCTCGGGCATCGCCGTGACGGGCGTCGGCAACTCGAACCCGCGCGTCGTCGCCGCCGTCGCGGCCCAGCTCGAGGCGTTCACGCACACGTGCTTCACGATCGCGCCCTACGAGGGCTACGTCGCCGTCGCCGAGAAGCTCAACGCGCTCACGCCGGGCGACCACGTCAAGCGCTCCGCGCTCTTCAACTCGGGCGCCGAGGCCGTCGAGAACGCCATCAAGATCGCCCGCAACTTCACCAAGAAGCAGGCCGTCGTCGCGTTCGACCACGCCTACCACGGCCGCACGAACCTCACGATGGGCCTCACGGCCAAGAACATCCCGTACAAGAGCGGCTTCGGCCCGTTCGCTCCCGAGATCTACCGCGCCCCCCTCTCGTATCCGTTCCGCGACGGCGGCCTCTCGGGCGCCGAGGCCGCGGCCCGCGCGATCACGCAGATCGAGAAGCAGGTCGGCGCCGAGAACCTCGCCGCGATCATCATCGAGCCCATCCAGGGCGAGGGCGGGTTCATCGTGCCCGCCCAGGGCTTCCTCCCCGCGCTCGCCGCGTGGGCGAGGGACAACGACGTCGTCTTCATCGCCGACGAGGTGCAGACCGGGTTCGCGCGCACGGGCGCGTGGTTCGCGAGCGAGCACGAGGGCATCGTGCCCGACCTCGTCGTGACCGCGAAGGGCATCGCGGGCGGCCTGCCGCTCTCGGCCGTCACGGGCCGCGCCGAGATCATGGACTCGTCGATGGCGGGCGGCCTCGGCGGCACGTACGGCGGCAACCCGCTCGCGACCGCCGCCGCGCTCGCGACGATCGAGGCCTACGAGGAAGACGGCCTCGTCGAGCGTGCGAAGCAGATCGGCGCGCTCCTCCTCGGACGCCTGAACGCGCTCCGCACGGCCGACCCCCGGATCGGCGACGTCCGCGGACGCGGCGCGATGGTCGCGATCGAGCTCGTCGACCCCGAGACCGGCGCGCCCGACGCCGCCCTCACCTCGAAGATCGCCGCCTACGCGCACGCGAACGGCGTGATCCTCCTCACGTGCGGCACGTACGGCAACGTCATCCGCTTCCTCCCGCCGCTCACGATCTCCGACGAGCTGCTCGTCGAGGGCGTCGGGGTGGTCGCCGAGGCGCTCCGCGGCGCACACTGA
- a CDS encoding PucR family transcriptional regulator has translation MGGTPQAPLRVAVLDVPPGDADRLVEFLELRVDDRAGRLFFGRDGETIVLLFEDADASLPDELVGEYLVAVGLSDPVDDLGGGNGVSGSSGTRIAAAHEQALRALERAREQVAPDRGALVAFDEISRQGVLAFLARTDARAVAQATLAPLVEHDETSGSSLVETVRVWLEHGAQFDATAQQLGVHRHTVRSRIALAERLLGRDLSGFHARADLWAALLAVG, from the coding sequence GTGGGGGGCACTCCCCAGGCACCCCTCCGCGTCGCCGTGCTCGACGTGCCGCCGGGCGACGCCGACCGGCTCGTCGAGTTCCTCGAACTGCGCGTCGACGACCGCGCGGGCCGTCTCTTCTTCGGACGCGACGGCGAGACGATCGTGCTCCTCTTCGAAGACGCGGATGCCTCGCTGCCCGACGAACTCGTCGGCGAGTACCTCGTCGCGGTCGGCCTGTCCGACCCCGTCGACGACCTCGGCGGCGGCAACGGCGTCAGCGGCAGCAGCGGCACCCGCATCGCCGCCGCGCACGAACAGGCGCTCCGCGCCCTCGAACGCGCGCGCGAGCAGGTCGCCCCCGACCGCGGCGCGCTCGTCGCGTTCGACGAGATCAGCCGCCAGGGCGTGCTCGCGTTCCTCGCTCGCACCGATGCCCGGGCGGTCGCGCAGGCGACCCTCGCTCCGCTCGTGGAGCACGACGAGACATCCGGATCGTCGCTCGTCGAGACCGTGCGTGTGTGGCTCGAGCACGGCGCGCAGTTCGATGCGACCGCGCAGCAGCTCGGCGTGCACCGGCACACGGTGCGGAGCCGCATCGCGCTCGCCGAGCGGCTCCTCGGGCGCGACCTGTCGGGCTTCCACGCTCGCGCCGACCTGTGGGCGGCGCTTCTCGCCGTGGGGTGA
- a CDS encoding DUF1918 domain-containing protein, with product MQAVTGDRVVIHTSRVGQGERRGEVIEVRGEDGSPPYLVRFDDGHESLLFPGADCEVRHEAS from the coding sequence ATGCAAGCGGTCACTGGCGATCGAGTCGTCATCCACACGAGTCGGGTCGGGCAGGGCGAACGGCGCGGCGAGGTCATCGAGGTCAGGGGCGAAGACGGCTCACCGCCGTATCTCGTGCGGTTCGACGACGGGCACGAGTCGCTGCTGTTCCCGGGCGCCGACTGCGAGGTGCGGCACGAGGCATCCTGA
- a CDS encoding SGNH/GDSL hydrolase family protein produces the protein MFHSYVAIGDSFTEGLGDDLPDGTPRGWADLVAIGLAKAAREPIGYANLAIRGRKLGGIVEEQLEAAIALRPEVISFNGGGNDIMRPRMPEDLIAERFRTAVHRIHDEGIHVLILSGGNPGDHLPLGKVMDVRGERLTKRLVDLTALSGVTFVDNFNDRGLRDIRYWSPDKLHLNSLGHARVASNVLTAIGVPVPAEWGVDEVAAAPDGPRSRNTAAYYREFVLPWIGRRLTGRSSGDGRTAKRPTLEPVEP, from the coding sequence ATGTTCCACTCCTACGTTGCGATCGGCGACAGCTTCACCGAGGGCCTCGGCGACGACCTGCCCGACGGCACGCCCCGCGGCTGGGCCGACCTCGTCGCGATCGGGCTCGCGAAGGCGGCCCGCGAGCCGATCGGCTACGCCAACCTCGCGATCCGCGGCCGCAAGCTCGGCGGGATCGTCGAGGAGCAGCTCGAGGCTGCGATCGCCCTCCGCCCCGAGGTGATCAGCTTCAACGGCGGCGGCAACGACATCATGCGCCCGCGCATGCCCGAAGACCTCATCGCCGAACGCTTCCGCACGGCCGTGCACCGCATCCACGACGAGGGCATCCACGTGCTCATCCTGAGCGGCGGCAACCCCGGCGACCACCTGCCGCTCGGCAAGGTCATGGACGTCCGCGGCGAGCGCCTCACCAAGCGCCTCGTCGATCTCACGGCCCTTTCCGGCGTCACGTTCGTCGACAACTTCAACGACCGCGGGCTTCGAGACATCCGCTACTGGTCGCCCGACAAGCTGCACCTGAACTCGCTCGGCCACGCACGCGTCGCGAGCAACGTGCTGACGGCGATCGGCGTGCCCGTTCCCGCGGAGTGGGGCGTCGACGAGGTCGCCGCCGCTCCCGACGGGCCGCGCAGCCGCAACACCGCCGCCTATTACCGCGAGTTCGTGCTGCCGTGGATCGGCCGCCGCCTCACGGGCCGCTCCTCGGGCGACGGGCGCACGGCCAAGCGGCCGACCCTCGAGCCCGTCGAGCCGTAA
- a CDS encoding FBP domain-containing protein yields the protein MQALIESDVRAAIGNATDAELEQLSLPVRFFVTEWAHLDAFAWRDPRIPSRGYLVTEVDGDPAGVVLRAAERTGSHHRAAICSLCHTQQPGDQVVLFSARRAGAAGERGDSVGTYICADLACQDTVRLGRPAAPSEVQPSAHELERIEGLARRTRAFVADVLQGA from the coding sequence ATGCAGGCCCTGATCGAGAGCGACGTGCGAGCGGCGATCGGCAACGCGACCGACGCCGAGCTCGAGCAACTGTCGCTTCCCGTTCGATTCTTCGTCACCGAGTGGGCGCACCTCGACGCCTTCGCGTGGCGCGACCCCCGCATCCCGTCGCGCGGATACCTCGTGACCGAGGTCGACGGTGACCCGGCCGGCGTCGTGCTGCGCGCCGCCGAGCGCACGGGCTCCCACCACCGCGCCGCGATCTGCAGCCTCTGCCACACGCAGCAGCCGGGCGACCAGGTCGTGCTGTTCTCCGCGCGGCGCGCGGGCGCGGCGGGCGAGCGCGGCGACTCGGTCGGCACCTACATCTGCGCCGACCTCGCGTGTCAAGACACCGTGCGGCTCGGGCGCCCGGCGGCGCCGTCCGAGGTGCAGCCGAGCGCGCACGAGCTCGAACGCATCGAGGGGCTCGCGCGGCGCACGCGCGCGTTCGTCGCGGACGTGCTGCAGGGCGCGTAG
- a CDS encoding bile acid:sodium symporter family protein, producing MGSALTTIGLPVALGIIMLGLGLSLTPRDFGRIAKHPKAVIIALICQLLVLPAICFALVVLFDLPAVLAVGMLLLAASPGGTTANLYSHLFRGDVALNVTLTALNSVIAVFTLPLITNLAISYFLPGDDGLGLQLQKTVEVFAIVLLPVVVGMLVRWWKPSFADRMDRPVRIASVIILIVVIAGAIVANLDLLVENVGRLAGITVVFCLVSLTIGYLAPRALRVDRRQSIASSFEIGIHNATLAIVIAQTVVGSVEMSLPAAVYGVLMFFVALGFGFLIRGSRAERAAVDAARGTAGAADDAADDDRSQAAAPR from the coding sequence ATGGGATCAGCGCTGACCACCATCGGACTCCCCGTCGCGCTCGGCATCATCATGCTGGGCCTCGGGCTCTCGCTCACCCCGCGCGACTTCGGGCGCATCGCGAAGCATCCGAAAGCCGTGATCATCGCACTCATCTGCCAACTGCTCGTGCTGCCGGCCATCTGCTTCGCCCTCGTCGTGCTGTTCGACCTGCCGGCCGTGCTCGCGGTCGGCATGCTGCTCCTCGCAGCATCGCCCGGCGGCACGACGGCGAACCTCTACAGCCACCTCTTCCGCGGCGACGTCGCCCTCAACGTCACCCTCACGGCGCTCAATTCGGTCATCGCCGTGTTCACGCTGCCGCTCATCACGAACCTCGCGATCTCCTACTTCCTCCCCGGCGACGACGGCCTCGGACTGCAGCTCCAGAAGACCGTCGAGGTCTTCGCCATCGTCCTGCTGCCGGTCGTCGTCGGCATGCTTGTGCGCTGGTGGAAGCCGTCGTTCGCCGACCGCATGGACCGGCCCGTGCGCATCGCGTCGGTCATCATCCTCATCGTCGTCATCGCGGGAGCGATCGTCGCGAACCTCGACCTCCTCGTCGAGAACGTCGGTCGGCTCGCGGGCATCACCGTCGTGTTCTGCCTCGTGAGCCTCACGATCGGCTACCTCGCGCCGCGGGCGCTCCGCGTCGACCGGCGCCAGTCGATCGCGAGCTCGTTCGAGATCGGCATCCACAACGCGACCCTCGCGATCGTCATCGCCCAGACCGTCGTCGGGAGCGTCGAGATGAGCCTGCCCGCGGCGGTGTACGGCGTGCTCATGTTCTTCGTCGCGCTCGGGTTCGGGTTCCTCATCCGCGGCAGCCGAGCCGAGCGGGCCGCGGTCGACGCGGCGCGCGGCACGGCAGGGGCAGCGGATGACGCGGCCGACGACGACCGGTCGCAGGCGGCTGCTCCGAGGTAG
- a CDS encoding phosphate ABC transporter substrate-binding protein PstS, protein MRTRRAELRAATVVAVVALALSGCALNEMGDAESDLRGTIDGVGSSAQASAQNSWVAGFQRQHGSVTVNYDPAGSGAGRQQFLAGAVAFAGTDIAATVAELDGVAASDSRNRRCAHGAGAIHLPVYISSIVLAYRVDGVDELALDASAIARIYSGSITRWNDPAIVALNPGETLPDAPITAVRRSDASGTTLNFTEFLASAAPADWTTAPADTIAGSGESAQGNSGVASVVRDGRNVIGFLDGSRAAEFDTVSLLVGGEQVPATAEAAAAAVDASPEATGRAADDLVIDLYHASTEPGVYPLVLVSYLLVCRRYERANEGEIVHAYLEWVASEEAQQIAADAAGSAPISDELRERVLAAIAPIH, encoded by the coding sequence ATGCGAACTCGGAGGGCGGAGCTCCGCGCCGCAACCGTGGTCGCCGTCGTCGCGCTCGCCCTGTCAGGCTGCGCGCTCAACGAGATGGGCGATGCCGAGAGCGATCTCCGCGGCACGATCGACGGCGTCGGCTCGTCGGCGCAGGCGAGTGCGCAGAACTCGTGGGTCGCGGGGTTCCAGCGCCAGCACGGCAGTGTGACCGTCAACTACGACCCGGCCGGTTCGGGCGCCGGGCGGCAGCAGTTCCTCGCGGGCGCCGTCGCATTCGCGGGCACCGACATCGCGGCGACGGTCGCCGAACTCGACGGGGTCGCGGCATCCGACTCCCGCAACCGGCGCTGCGCGCACGGTGCGGGCGCCATCCACCTGCCGGTGTACATCTCGTCGATCGTGCTCGCGTACCGGGTCGACGGCGTCGACGAGCTCGCGCTCGACGCGTCGGCGATCGCGCGCATCTACAGCGGTAGCATCACGCGCTGGAACGATCCCGCGATCGTCGCCCTGAATCCCGGCGAGACCCTGCCCGACGCGCCCATCACGGCCGTACGTCGGTCCGACGCCTCGGGCACGACCCTGAACTTCACAGAGTTCCTCGCGTCGGCGGCTCCCGCCGACTGGACGACGGCTCCGGCCGACACGATCGCCGGGAGCGGCGAGTCCGCGCAGGGGAACTCGGGCGTCGCGTCGGTCGTCAGGGACGGCCGGAACGTCATCGGGTTCCTCGACGGGTCGCGCGCCGCGGAGTTCGACACCGTGTCGCTCCTCGTCGGGGGAGAGCAGGTGCCGGCGACCGCCGAAGCGGCCGCGGCCGCCGTCGACGCCTCGCCCGAAGCGACCGGCCGGGCCGCCGACGACCTCGTCATCGACCTCTATCACGCGAGCACCGAGCCGGGGGTCTACCCGCTCGTGCTCGTGAGCTACCTGCTCGTGTGCCGCCGCTACGAGCGGGCGAACGAGGGTGAGATCGTGCACGCGTACCTCGAGTGGGTCGCGAGCGAAGAGGCCCAGCAGATCGCGGCGGATGCCGCGGGGTCGGCCCCGATCTCGGACGAGCTGCGCGAGCGGGTGCTCGCGGCGATCGCGCCCATCCACTGA